The sequence TTTCAACATTCATCAACCAGAGATTATTTCCACGCCTCATGTCCCATAAAAACACTGGTGAACTTTGACCCGGGAAAATCACTTtgaaacagcacacggtgacacaatcaGGGTCCGTAAGGAAGCAGAACCTTGGTCcacgctgggccaccactgtcccaggaGCATCACTGAAGGTGTGTTCGGTGAAAGTGGagggactgtcattgtgatacacagcagcacagcacacggtgcacacagtgaaatgtgccctctgcatttaacccatcacccttggtgcgcagtgggcagccatgcaagtccgcttccttccacgctgggccaccactgtcccaggaGCATCACTGAAGGTGTGTTCGGTGAAAGTGGagggactgtcattgtgatacacagcagcacagcacacggtgcacacagtgaaatgtgccctctgcatttaactcatcacccttggtgagcagtgggcagccatgacaggcgcccggggagcagtgtgcggggacggtgctttgctcagtggcacctcagtggcaccttggcggatcgggattcgacccggcaaccttccaaaaaccaataggccaccaccgccccaaggTGGTAAGTGACGAAGACCGGCAACCTGCCATGAAGAGTGAAATGAGCCGGTCCCCAAGGCGCTGCTGCCACGGTAGCCGCGCCGGGGCAGGTGTACGGTAGTGTCCGTCCAGCAGCGCCAGACAGGTGGTGTGAAGGGCACAGCGGAGAACAGGCTTCAGTCCCTCAGCACGGCCAGAACAGAAATGTCACAAGGCGTTTACAGTCCTGTCGGGACGGGCGGACGGACTCACACGCGCCACGCAGGAATAATTGGGCGCCGGTGCCAGCGTTGATGGGCCCTGCCAGGAAACCGAAGAGCGTGACAGACACGCCTCGGAATTTCTCTCATAATGGCGGTCGGAAGAGAATGCGTGGCACTCCGGCAGTTATTAACCAGAGTGGCCAACCGTCAGACCTCACGTTAGGGACTGGTTTTGGTTTTCAAAAATCGAAATGAATTCAGGGTTAGCCGACGTACTAAAATGATGAACAAGCacaatatttactttacttggcagactcttttatccaaagcgacttacaaggtgaagacaccagcaattcccatttggtttctatagattttgaattacgaaactaagagccctgataaggcccaacttgtcaagaatagaacatgccaGGGAAATATTTCCAGCAATCATAATAAAACCATCAGACTTTACACTGCAGACACCAGAAAAATATGCGCTTTGTCAGAATTTCTCAGAACATAATGACCTTGACTTTGACTACGTATTATCTTTTCTTGTCAATGCACCAGCCAGACTTGCTTTGTCCCCCATGCTGGACAGTGTAAACCGGCTCTCAAACACAGGAACCACAGGTTTGAGGATCAGGCCGACACTGCCAGTTTCATTTCTTATGccacgtacaatcagtagttacagggacagtccccatggggacactcagggttaagtgtcctgctcagggacacaatggtagtaagtggggtttgaacctgggacttggcGGTCTTCCGGTTTGTTGGCCGGTATCTAACCCGCTCCTTTCATTGGATTTCTATAGGATTTTCTACAGAGGACATTAATAAATGGAAAGTTTCATTAGAAAAATATACAAGCTCATGCTTAGTATTTAAGTCAATATTGCATGATATGCAAAAGACACGATTTTTGGATCCACATGGCAGCATCCGAGTCCAGTGAAGGCCACaaactcacaggttcaaatcccacttactaccattgtgtccctgagcaagacacttaaccctgagtgtctccagggggggacggtccctgtaaatactgattataagtcactttggataagggcgtctggtaaatgctgtaaatgtaaagtgaagtcTAGGCGTACCAAGAGCTTTGATTGGATGCAAAACCATATCAGGTTTTTCCAAATATTAGGCTTTgtgaaaacattttacaatgagTTTTCAAAATTCCATACTTTTCAATATTTTCAAGATCTGAACAAGGAGCCTGGTtactaatattttatatttggtaATAATTGACGGGTatcaaaaatgcaaataatgcacTCATATTCATAGAATGAATACAGAGTAAAATGGCTTTTGCCAGTATATACTGAATTGACTAAATTTTCAACCAACTTGCACAACCCAAGGGATGAAAACCACCATCACTTTTTTTCTAGTTTTATTTTGAGATGCTACTCATGATATCCACTGTGGCAGACATTTAATACCTTCAAAAAGTACAAAACACTGAACAAATTAAAGTTTAAATGAACTCAAATCAAAATGATGGGTGGCACTTATTTTCCTGCTCCCTTTTCCTGAAAGCCACAGCAAAAACACAGGCCGTacgacacaaaaaaaacagcgtaGACAGGAAGTCAAGCctcaaatttcattaaaaaaaaaaaaaaaaaaaagtatgtgtaCGTTTCTTGGGGAACATCTGTGCCAGGTTGGACTTTTTGTCTCTCAATTCTAAAGTCCGAATGCCGCTAGTGAAGCtcacttcttctttttcttgccCTTCTTCCCCCCCTCCCCTTGCTGGGCCGCCACGTCCCCTGCGCTGCTCTTCTGTGTCCGGGTCTTCAGTTTCGGGATCATTTCGGCCAAGTAGAACATGACATCTTTCCCTACGGAGAACAGGAACAGAAGACTCTATACTTTTCAAAATGTTCAGTTTAACAAGGGTGACGGCAGCTTAGCGGTTAACGGACAAACCAAGCAGACCGGTGTTGTATTCGCTCAAAGCCAAATCTTACTGATCTTGCTACTACGGAGCGATAGAacatttaaattcagcagaaCCTCATCCTGTAGATGAGAACATCAGATGAGGGCAGAGACACGTGAATGTGGTCTGTTCTTTACTTTAGCACACAACCTATATTGCAATATGTTACACTGCCCGTCGATACACagtggttcaaatcccgaaccactaaggtgccactgaccaaagtaccgtctccacacactgctcaccgggcacctgtcatggctgcccactgctcaccaagggtgatggttatgagaaaaaaataaaagtcggCAAATCTTACAGATCATGCTGCTACTGAGCAATAGAACATTTAAATCCAGCAAAATCCTGTAGATGAGAACATCAGATGAGAGCAGAGACACGTGAACGATATAACTCGCTGTTTATGTCATGCGTCACAATACATTGCGATATGATGGCATCATGATGCATATCGTACCGTTAGATTCTTGCAATACACGCCCCTATTCTCATAGTCAGCTGTCTCTTCACGGTTGGACGGAATGATGATGTGTATGTTGTTAATGTAACACTCCAGCTGTCGCTCCCCGGCTATAAAAAGCGGTGACCCCACGTAAACAGAAATAGGGCGGCTGATATTAAACAGTACCAGGGGAGAATGTACAGCGGTGCTGACGGCTTCCATAGCTTCCTATTTGTTCACCTTAGAGCCGTGCGATAACCAGACGTTGCATTTCTTATTAAAATTTTGACAACTTCAAGAAAATATTAGATCtgaccttttttcccccccaacaCAGGCATGGCTCAGACCATCGTTTCATCACCTTTTATAGCCACAGGAAGACAGCCGGAGCCTTACATTAACAGCAGCACATCATCTCTCAAAACGTGGAGCAAACCAAACTCACGTGAGCTGAACTTGTCCAGGTACAGGCTGCCATCTTCCTTTTTCACCTGGACACGCACTCTACCCCTAAACTGGACATCCCGGTTCCACTCTCGGGGGTACATCTTGTTCTAAAGCCACACAGTCCAGAGAACAAAAAGCTCATGTGACATTTAAGAGCTTTACACAAAGGTTTTTCTGTGAGAGGGGTTGTAATGCCACACACCTCCACATGAACGTTCATGCCGGCTGCTGTCAGGACATCCCGGATTTCCGCACATGTGGGGTTTTCCACGGCCTGCAAGCAACAGTTCAGAGAATGTGGGAGTTGCTGTACAAATCCGGCAAAACCTAAAACCATGATGTGGCACGAAAAGCACACAAACTGTGAATAAATATTACAACAGAACACCCCATGTCGGCAAAAAGGACACAATCATTAACTGATGGCACATTGTTAGAAGCACCTTCACTGCTGCTGAATAGGCTCAGTGAAATGCCGGTGGATGCTCCAATGGTAGCCTGGATTACAGGCCATCTCTCAGCCCGGCACGCCACCATGACGTGGGCACGCGCAGCAACAGAGTAGTCGCCTCTAAATGCAGACCTGAGTGCCCCGGGAAGTACTTCTTACCCATGGCAATAAGACCTTCTCAGGACCAGTACTAATGTCTGGTTTTTCATGGGACCGTGCGATTATAGCCTCCTGCACGTTACTGAATGTCGGTCCAGTTTCATCCGTCTCAACATGCTGCTACTTTTCTCTCTATTTATGCCACAACACTATGTCACTTTTCctgcactattactactgttcTGTTTTAATTTCTCTTCTTGCTTTGAGCATGCTTTTAGTGCATTTCcctcgggattaataaagttttttaatCTTATAAAAAGTTCTGATCTAGTATTTGATCTAaagaatatacagtacaggccaaaagtttggacacaccttcccgtttctttattttcatgaccattggtagattctcaacgacggcatcaaaactatgaatgagcacatgtggagttacgtacttaacaaaaaaggtgaaataactgaaaacatgttttatattctagtttctttgctctgattactgctttgcacactcttggcattctctcgatgagcttcaagaggtcgtcacctgaaatgcttctccaacagtcttgaaggagttcccagaggtgtttagcacttgttggtccagctcaccccaaaccatctggattgggttcaggtccggtgactgtggagaccaggtctccactttttgttaagtacataactccacatgtgttcattcatagttttgatgccttcagtgagaatctaccaacgtaaatggtcatgaaaataaagaaaacatattgaatgagaaggtgtgtccaaacctttagCCTGAACggtatttatatttaaaattaacTAGAGGTGAAGACCTAAAGACTAACTCGGGGAGAAAAGCCCatatgataaaaataataaggACAATATATTGCTCATAAAGAGTCGACATATAACACATACTTTACGCAACCCGTGTTTTTGTGAGCTACAGTTTACCTTCTCTGAAGCTATTCTCCTGCCTTCGGCCAGAGTCCTCTTACTGTTGATGTAAGCCGGGTATATGCAcataaacctaaaaaaaaaaaaaaaaaaaaaaaaaacggacacGTGTATCAATCATTTATCACCGCACGACTAAAATACCCTCAAACGGCCGTTCGGGCTCCACTTACCGCTCTTTGTCAGACGGGCTTTCAGTTAAATgtgccatttttcatttaaaaagacgCAGACTGGCCAACATTCGCCAAATAAGTACACGTAATATTTAGCAGCAGCGAAGGAACGCGGCGTGCTGCTTCCCCAAACGCTCGGCAACGCACGGCGCCCCCTGTCGGTACGGAAGAATGTCCCAAAAGTTAACGTTTTATAGACACTTCTGCTATTTTGcacacataaaataaacaagaatGTCAATTTACAACGTATTAAATATTTGCGACTTTCACGTccggttgttgttgttgttgtttccttTAATCCTGACGTGCCTGCGCTGCAGCAGTATGCCGGTAGATGGCGACGCGCTCCAGAAAATCCGACACCGACAACCCTACACCACCGAAGAAGGACGGAAGGAAGCGAGCAGCCGAACGCTGTTTACCATTCCTTACTAAAACGAGGATCGTGTGCaattaaaaatagaataaaatattaattattactattatgaTTATTGTTGTCCAGTAGAAGCGAGACGCATGGATGTAGTATTACACCACAGGAGGCAGGACGGCGACCTGCGGGCCTTGCTGCTGGCGGCCGGCAGAGCCGCGCAGGACCTCCGTCCCCGCCTCCTCCCGGCCTTCACGCCGTGGTTCCCGACCGGCGGCGACACGTCCTTGCCAGTCAGGCCGGCGAAACCCGCGCCGGTCGTCGGGCCGCCTTCGTCGCCGGAGCCCGCGGCCGGGGGCTCTCGGAGGTCGTGGAGCGTCTTCGCCCCGGAGCCCGCGGCCGGGGGCTTCCGGAGGTCCTGGAGCGTCTTCGCCCCGGAGGCCGAGCTAGCCGGCTTCGCCCCGTCCTTCTCGGGCCGCTTCCGGAAGGCGGTGGAGCGCCACGGCCTGCACCCGCGCCAGCGGGCCAAGTGGATCGTCGGCGAGTCGAACTGCGCGCCCGGCGGCCTGGAGCGCGCCTGGGCCGGCCTGCACCGCGCCGCCCGCCGCACCCGGCCGCCCGCCTGCAACGCCAACTTCCAGAGGGAGCTGGCGCAGATCTGGGTGTTCTGCGACGTGCTCCACTCGGAACGCGTGGGCGCCTTTCTCAAGCGGGAGCTGGGCCTCGCCGGACAAATCGCGCTGGCGGTCCACAGACTGGGCAACATTCTCCAATActgacattttaaattcatttcatgaaatgtctttttttaaagtgtgttgttttattaataaatgtattcaaattttgagatgttgagatgtttcccgtcaggatgctctctatggtgcaggagtagaagttcctgagcaccttggagagcagtctgaagtctctcaggtgtTGATGTGACTGTGTGATGTTAACACAGAGGTAACGGAAGCATAGTATTATATGTGTATTAtagtgtatatacatttttttttatatctgaagGTTctgtcatccaggtcatggttgtCAGCTGGACTTGTTGTTGATCCATCCGTTCCGCAGGGCCTTTTCAAGGTTAAGAAACCCTGTGGAGCCCTGAAAGTGGTACTTGGTGGTCACCCATGAGTTGTCCTCCTCCCTGGCCTTCCGCCTGGGTGCAGTTGGAAGAACTGCGTTGGAAGTGGGTGACAGATTGTGTCTAAGGCTTATgtacaagaagacccaggttcaaaccccacttactaccattgtgttccacaagacacttaaccctgagtgtctccagggggggactgtccctgtaactactgactgtgggGCCTTCCTtcatcactaggccaccactgccccaacaaaatgtgttctctgcatttagccatcacccttggtgagcagtgggcagccatgacaggtgcctggggagcagtgggggCCTGgaggttaaggaagaggccccgtaataagaaggtttgccaacgtgccactgagcaaagctccatctccacacactgctccccgggcacctgtcatggctgcccactgatggttaaaagcagaggacacgtttcgttgtgtcaccatgtgctgtgctgcagtgtcacacaattacaatcactccactttcactttattatttgaaACATCGGCATTGGTCGGTATGAAACAACTTCAGAATCGGTGCGGGGACACGGGACGTTGGGTCCATGACCAGAAATCGCCGCGGGGGGAGCGGTGACGTCACAGCCGCCGACGGGCTCGTACCACGTGCTCTCCGTCAGCGTTagacgttttttgttttttttttatttattgcatttaaccCGAATTGAGCGGCTACACAGGTGGACTAAAAAAATTGGTTATTGTGAGTAAAAagtttttgatttatttatgtgtttatttatgtagcATTTTCCAGAAGTAGAACACATATAACGCCAAAGGGAGAGAAAATCAGAAATTCATaacctgctgcagctgcagactTTTCTTGGCTATAAAGGAAGGTATTCAGTAGTGTTCAGTAACTGTTCGGTCCAAATACGTAACCAAAGATGTAATATACATTAAGTTAAGATCGGATTAACATCAggatatacatttatacattctgAGCGGTTTCACGACAatgaacaatgtttttttattattattatttcttcagGTAAGACAATGGGAAGGGGCAGATTTGAATTAAGGTTCTTGTTTGTTATACTTCTGATTTCTTGTAAGTATATTCAGGTATGTTTCATTTTTGGAAGTTAATGTTACGAGCGAATTGCTCGCGTCCACCAACGTTAAACGCGACGTTTCTTTCCCCCGATGCATAAATTACGGGACGAAACGAAGTTGGGATTCTTTTCTCTGCCAGCTCCAAATATTTGCCAGACCACAGCCACGAAggtaaatgttctgtttttgcCAAATGACCCTCCGCTTTGGTTATAGTCTATGTGAATTTACCTCAATAGAGATAACGGTCTCAGGAAAGGATCTGATGcgctgtgaagatgtgtgtgtgaccgATTTCGACTGTGTGTCCGTCACAGGCGCTCAACACCAGAGtaagaaatatatatacttatttttttttactaaatactCTGTCCTGGTACTGGTTCTCCacactttaatatttaatttgaagCATAAAAGTATATGAGATGTTTGTAATACATCAACACAggtcatataatataatataatttctcCCACATGAGAGTAGTGCAGCATTGTTGCCAGATGATTTGGTTGTTTCAGCAAAAATGCATCTAAATAATCACAAACGACTCTCAAAACTACTTAGTATTAATCTGGACTACTCAACAAGTCTTCCCCAAAAGTGTAAAATTCAGaaccaaatctggcaacactgagcgcAAGGCCCTGTCTCCACCCTTCCTGCGCTTAATTTTCTTCTCTCATCATACACCAGGTTCATGTGGACATTCCAAGCATAATCTCTGTTAAAATCATCAGAACATTATGGACACCGAACCATACAGCCATATAGATGATCCGAATTCTGATTTCAATTTTGTTATGCAACACATACCCCAGAAAAGCAGACTTTGTATACTTTGTATGATGTTGCTGGATTATTTTCCCAGGCACAGTCACAAATTTTTCTTGCCATTATATTGAACCTGCGGAGACACTGACCTGCAGATGGAGGCCACGCCATGTCGCCGGGGCAACGAGCAGCTCTTTAATTTTCAGGCCGTACGTGTTCTGCATAGTTTCTCCTCTTACAAAAacggggcaaaaaaaaaaagcatatccTAAGATGAATCTCATATCAAGATATATTTAGCCCCTTTCAtgttcctgtttcctgtttttcaGCAAAAAAGGCTTCCGCCATTGCAGCTACATTTTTAACCTGAGTGGCCTGTTCAATGTAACCCTGAAAACAAAGAATTTAGAGACCAACAATGAAACCCTTTCCGAACCCCACATGGTAGACATGCACCTGTCAGGTAACATTAATGGGATCTGGACTACCCACCTGCCCAGTCCCTTCTTGTTCATATGCAACCGTTTTCAAAGTCCAGAACACATACTTCAAAAATTCAGAAGATCATTTTGTCCCCTCTGTCAGCACGTCATATGTCCATGTGTAGTGCAAAATCCCGCCTTCACCATTTCCCATAACTAGAAACTGTCAGTATTATGCACTGTAATAAGACCTAAATGttttcacacatttattaatcatagatgtttatattttttcaataaTGAAACATTCCATTTATTCTAGTTAAGGCGCCTCGTCCAAATGTCACATTAATTAAGGCATCAGAGACCATGCTTAATATTACATGGTCCAATGGACAGTGGGGAGCCGAGATGTGGGAGACCAAGTATTGCAAAATTCGCAGAAGATCAGTCAACAAAGACCAGTGGATGGAGGTGGGTGGGCTGGTTTACCACAGTAGCAttacattaattcattcatctCATAAAAtccctaaataaataaataaataaatggcagaTTTATTTAGGCAGAACTGTACTAGAAAGACCACAAAATGGCAGATCTGCTATAACTTGATTTGCAAATCTGCTATATCTGATTACAaaatcagttttttgtttttttttacagcaaatcACTTGGATCCAGATCAATTTTCAAgatacatatttaattttattttgttcccAAATTCCTCCCTGAATCTACCGTAAAACTGGTATAAGAATAATCCCATGCAAAATGAAGATTTATTCCAGATTAAACCAAGAATTCTAATACAACACAATTAATTTTCAAGATTTGATCCTCTCCACTGTTCAAAATCCAATCAGATTGCGTTTAAGACGGTTTCAGATCACTCGTTTCTTATTCATTGTTGCTGATGCGATAAATCAATGATAAACTTTCAGACTCCAACACTTGTCCCAGTGAAACGAGGTGATGAAATGATGTACGCCATGGATGGCCTGAAGCCATTCACCCGCTACATGCTGGCTGTGTCGTGCATCGGACACTACGGGCACTGGAGCGACTGGAGTCTGGTGGCAGCTGGAATGACGCAGGAAAGTGGTGagcagaacaaaataaaaattttaatctAAGTATTAACTGAGAGTAAATTAGGTCCAAGTTAATGTTTCgcggaagtgaagtgatacgcagcacgcggtgacacaacaaaatgtgtcctctgcttttaaccgtcacccttggtgagcagtgggcagccatgacaggcgcccggggagcagtgtgtggggacggtaccttcatcaaggggacctcagtggcaccttggcggctcgggattcgaaccggcaatcttctgattacggggccattcccttaaccactaggccaccactgccccatgtgacTGCAATGAGAATTTTGCTGGTATTTTTCTAATGAAATTAACATAAGCAGCATGATAATTCAATACATTGTCTACCAGTTCATTATTGCTGGTATTCAGTGGTAGACTGGAGTAGAGCCGTATAAAACGAGGCGCTTGTGCCTCCAGACTGCTTCTACGGACTTTTGCGAGCTCAGAAAATGGTCGGCCACGTAAAAGTCACAGATCGGGGTCAGCACATGACACTTCAGAGCAAAGCCCCCCACCCCTCCGGTATCATGCCGTTATGTGGCAGCACCATTTCTCTGATTGGTTCGGATGGGCAACTTCCTGGGACGTTGTGAACAGGCCCAAGTATAAGGAGATGATTGCAATAACACATATAATaatgatttttctttctcagtTCCAGCTAAGCCTCCCCATGTCAGCTATAGCATCAGAGCCTCTGGCAGTGAAGGAACCCAACATCTACTGCTGATCTGGGCGGTATGGACTATTTTACGAGCAATGCGGCATCACTGTATCGTCCGATACAAAATGCAACctacaaatttttattttttttcccattaattAGCCTTTACATCCAAGGTATTCCAATGGGAAGGTTCTTGGATACAACGTGACCTTTTATCCCCCGAAATACCTCGGCCTGAAGAGGACGGTCACTGTGACAGGGCTGAAGATCAGCTTGGAGGTTCTGATGGAGCGGTACGAGGTCGCGGTGTCGGCGTATAACAGCGCCGGCGAGTCGCCCCGCCGCCGCCTGACAGTCGATGCCGGTCATCACCGCAGTGAGTTAGCGTTTCCTGTTGTGCCTTGTGAAAAGTTGTGCAGTGTGACAAGCGCCTCGGAGCTGGTGTGAGCTGGGTTGGCCCCCGGGGAGTTGTGCAACATCCCATTTAGATCACAGTCTCGTTTTCTATCCCTTAAATTAAGCTGCAGTTAAGAACACATGTATTACCAAGACATTCTTAACAAGTCTACATTTGTGTGtagttttattattactgtttattatttcatttaaaaaaatgttccgAAATTGTCATTGTCttccatggaaaaaaaacatgaaataaattttaatagaaatattaaatagAAATTTGTCACTGATAAACCTGCTGATTTGACTAGTTAAAGGTGTGTCTGCACAGAAAGTTATTTTTGTGCTGGTCATGTTGGTCTTACAAGCTAAGAACAGCCTAAAAGCCGCAACCAGCATGAAGCAGTGAGGTGACTGTAAAATTTGCTAAGATCTGATCTGTggtataatttaatataaaaagggCGTGGAGCCAGGACACTGGTCCAGaaccacatttacagcgtttagcAGAATATACTATGCTATGACTGGTTTATAATGAATCAGTAGTAgtgcatttacatcattttcaaATGGAGCGACGCAGCTCAAACACAGTcttaaaccagaaaaaaaatgtacagattaATCACTCATTTAGCAA comes from Denticeps clupeoides chromosome 11, fDenClu1.1, whole genome shotgun sequence and encodes:
- the srp19 gene encoding signal recognition particle 19 kDa protein isoform X3 translates to MAHLTESPSDKERFMCIYPAYINSKRTLAEGRRIASEKAVENPTCAEIRDVLTAAGMNVHVENKMYPREWNRDVQFRGRVRVQVKKEDGSLYLDKFSSRKDVMFYLAEMIPKLKTRTQKSSAGDVAAQQGEGGKKGKKKKK
- the shld3 gene encoding shieldin complex subunit 3, producing MDVVLHHRRQDGDLRALLLAAGRAAQDLRPRLLPAFTPWFPTGGDTSLPVRPAKPAPVVGPPSSPEPAAGGSRRSWSVFAPEPAAGGFRRSWSVFAPEAELAGFAPSFSGRFRKAVERHGLHPRQRAKWIVGESNCAPGGLERAWAGLHRAARRTRPPACNANFQRELAQIWVFCDVLHSERVGAFLKRELGLAGQIALAVHRLGNILQY
- the LOC114799041 gene encoding interleukin-6 receptor subunit beta isoform X1, whose protein sequence is MGRGRFELRFLFVILLISFGILFSASSKYLPDHSHEEITVSGKDLMRCEDVCVTDFDCVSVTGAQHQSTVTNFSCHYIEPAETLTCRWRPRHVAGATSSSLIFRPKKGFRHCSYIFNLSGLFNVTLKTKNLETNNETLSEPHMVDMHLSVKAPRPNVTLIKASETMLNITWSNGQWGAEMWETKYCKIRRRSVNKDQWMETPTLVPVKRGDEMMYAMDGLKPFTRYMLAVSCIGHYGHWSDWSLVAAGMTQESVPAKPPHVSYSIRASGSEGTQHLLLIWAPLHPRYSNGKVLGYNVTFYPPKYLGLKRTVTVTGLKISLEVLMERYEVAVSAYNSAGESPRRRLTVDAGHHRTLAPVRGLWVHSKDGVLWLQWDVPPQPASELAIEWRPTDSTHSLWWRVNSSIATPVALPGEIRPRQAYIISVYPVHEELCGPASSIEADLQYGSLVDVVGLEVVTVTRHGATVQWEWQRKTQRTSIHRYRVALQGGENAVESIPLFPDMHRYSFSKLMANSKYTVHVYIDTDGGNFSVDKQEFSTCLLETEEVISIAVPVGFVILAAGVIAKLSQFVYRKYIFPKIANPKLSPVGHWLLDPMYSSSGLISVLNLEDFVVADRCLLHIEQQIRSPSMDCPTEDVDTTYTSAEKTDYIDSDPSPGSTPSTCDTGSTGRRSPVAYNEGYVLNCPGDT
- the LOC114799041 gene encoding interleukin-6 receptor subunit beta isoform X4, which translates into the protein MGRGRFELRFLFVILLISFGILFSASSKYLPDHSHEEITVSGKDLMRCEDVCVTDFDCVSVTGAQHQSTVTNFSCHYIEPAETLTCRWRPRHVAGATSSSLIFRPKKGFRHCSYIFNLSGLFNVTLKTKNLETNNETLSEPHMVDMHLSVKAPRPNVTLIKASETMLNITWSNGQWGAEMWETKYCKIRRRSVNKDQWMETPTLVPVKRGDEMMYAMDGLKPFTRYMLAVSCIGHYGHWSDWSLVAAGMTQESVPAKPPHVSYSIRASGSEGTQHLLLIWAPLHPRYSNGKVLGYNVTFYPPKYLGLKRTVTVTGLKISLEVLMERYEVAVSAYNSAGESPRRRLTVDAGHHRTLAPVRGLWVHSKDGVLWLQWDVPPQPASELAIEWRPTDSTHSLWWRVNSSIATPVALPGEIRPRQAYIISVYPVHEELCGPASSIEADLQYGSLVDVVGLEVVTVTRHGATVQWEWQRKTQRTSIHRYRVALQGGENAVESIPLFPDMHRYSFSKLMANSKYTVHVYIDTDGGNFSVDKQEFSTCLLETEEVISIAVPVGFVILAAGVIAKLSQFVYRKYIFPKIANPKLSPVGHWLLDPMYSRPY